One part of the Lycium ferocissimum isolate CSIRO_LF1 chromosome 8, AGI_CSIRO_Lferr_CH_V1, whole genome shotgun sequence genome encodes these proteins:
- the LOC132068235 gene encoding uncharacterized protein LOC132068235 has translation MAEDLVLDTAIRDWVLIPLSVVMVLIGVLRYFVSKLMKGSSQVPDPKIVKEGQVIIRARNLRAAANYIPAKSFRARKVYYSNEENGLLYVPKGQAPNPQAQMFSDPNMAMDMMKKNLSMIIPQTLTFAWVNFFFSGFVAAKIPFPLTQRFRAMLQNGIDLSTVDVSYVSSRSWYFLNLFGLRGLFSLILGEENATDDTQRMMQMSGFGMDPSKTLGAEKDGLDIVQHDWALPKFEQRAEAVLRKLVK, from the exons atggcagaaGATTTAGTATTGGATACAGCAATTAGAGATTGGGTATTAATTCCATTAAGTGTAGTTATGGTTTTAATTGGAGTACTTCGTTACTTTGTTTCTAAGCTAATGAAAGGTTCTTCTCAAGTGCCTGATCCTAAAATTGTCAAAGAAGG GCAAGTGATAATTAGGGCAAGGAATTTGAGAGCTGCAGCGAATTATATTCCAGCTAAATCGTTTCGTGCTAGGAAAGTTTATTACAGCAACGAG GAAAATGGATTACTATATGTTCCCAAGGGCCAAGCTCCGAACCCACAGGCACAAATGTTCTCTGACCCGAACATGGCTATGGATATGATGAAGAAGAATTTGTCAATGATAATTCCCCAG ACTCTTACTTTTGCATGGGTCAACTTCTTCTTCTCTGGGTTTGTAGCAG CAAAGATACCTTTTCCATTAACTCAGAGGTTCAGGGCCATGTTGCAAAATGGCATTGATCTAAGCACAGTTGATGTCAGTTATGTCAGCAGTCGCTCATG GTATTTCCTCAATCTTTTCGGATTAAGGGGTTTGTTCAGTCTCATTCTTGGAGAAGAAAATG CAACTGATGATACTCAACGCATGATGCAAATGAGCGGATTTGGTATGGACCCCAGCAAG ACTTTGGGAGCAGAAAAGGACGGATTAGATATCGTTCAGCATGATTGGGCGCTACCTAAATTTGAGCAACGAGCTGAAGCAGTCTTACGGAAACTTGTGAAATGA
- the LOC132068234 gene encoding rho GDP-dissociation inhibitor 1-like produces MDSDKEGNKGGSATPIVESDSEIEHEPGEKNVSRQMSESSLYTTEDEEEDETNNKIELGPQCTLKEQFEKDKDDESLRRWKEQLLGSVDINSVGESLDPDVKILSLDIKSPGRPDIVLPIPEDGNPKSPWFTLKEGSKYSLKFSFQVSNNIVTGLKYTNTVWKTGIRVDSTKQMIGAFSPQSEPYTHEMPEETTPSGMFARGSYSARTKFLDDDNKCYLEINYTFDIKKEWLAT; encoded by the exons ATGGATTCTGATAAGGAGGGTAATAAAGGAGGAAGTGCAACACCAATTGTTGAATCTGATTCTGAGATAGAACATGAACCTGGTGAGAAAAATGTTAGTAGGCAAATGAGTGAGAGTTCTCTTTATACTACTGAGgatgaggaagaagatgaaACTAATAACAAGATTGAGTTGGGTCCACAATGCACTCTCAAAGAACAATTTGAGAAAGATAag GATGATGAGAGTTTGAGAAGGTGGAAGGAGCAGCTTCTTGGAAGTGTGGATATCAATTCTGTTGGAg AATCCCTGGATCCAGACGTGAAGATCTTGAGCCTTGATATCAAGTCCCCTGGTAGACCTGATATTGTTCTCCCAATCCCTGAGGACGGGAATCCCAAGAGCCCATGGTTTACTCTGAAAGAAGGGAGCAAATACAGCCTAAAATTCTCGTTTCAGGTCAGCAACAATATAGTGACAGGGCTCAAATACACGAATACAGTTTGGAAAACTGGTATCAGAG TGGACAGCACGAAACAAATGATTGGGGCCTTCAGTCCTCAGTCGGAGCCTTATACACATGAAATGCCGGAGGAGACTACCCCTTCTGGTATGTTTGCAAGAGGATCTTACTCAGCAAGGACAAAG TTCCTTGATGATGATAACAAATGCTATTTGGAGATCAACTACACATTTGATATCAAGAAAGAGTGGCTGGcaacataa